In Paenibacillus sp. 1781tsa1, one DNA window encodes the following:
- a CDS encoding ATP-binding protein, whose product MSIKTKLSMIMSCSVLVILVLNIALSYYTTEENLRQDSETKMVLTAKQIAIAVEQNQYSSDYVKRQIGNNLWLAAVMAAGELDPDINNITNEELVRLSQKVGVSHISLMEQTDDDIVVSRSSDPREIGLSTKSMTYWYQAFKQLFEKQQVTIPQGQKLEHFWSDGFEYSTSSPSDIDIWGYYHDGKRNYIINPFYNNTEVDDYVKISSPDEILNKIREVNPSILEITGINPLTFGSPNMGDDGRDSNFSKLNNRPIRFGTYQYGSTDEDHRAVVRAIRTGQNVSFVSETHEQKVLKSFIPIFTPNQSSYVISIVMDYKQISSMVSEQLVSHASISLVLLEIVIFGSYLLAGYITRPIQSILGKVNDVADGHFDFRLKVRRKDELGQLANRINAMIRNLGHYTSRLKQMYEENRAVKEHLESIINQTADAIHITDLEGKVLRVNRAFEQLYGFRSREVEGRNLKIIPPEAEEEMKRQHAQLVEGMSITSNETTWMKKDGTRVEVSVSTAPVRDEAGEITALISVSRDITSRNRMEELLRRSEKLTTVGQLAAGVAHEIRNPLTTLRGFLQLQQESNKLNHRHLDLMLSELDRINLIVGEFLILAKPQAVHFQNRDIRFILGDVISLLDSQAHLHGVEFVLRASSDSAMVHCEENQLKQVFINLLKNGMEAMPNGGSIHIKLKHDEQSKRVRIEIRDEGIGIPEEMMPKLGEPFFTNKESGTGLGLMVSQRIIQSHKGMMDIKSVMNKGTTVIIELPASEQQPEVIEVDQVTVTDEPITDEEK is encoded by the coding sequence TTGTCTATTAAAACGAAATTATCCATGATTATGTCCTGCTCAGTGCTCGTTATTTTAGTGTTGAATATCGCACTGAGTTATTATACTACAGAAGAGAATCTGAGGCAGGACAGTGAAACCAAGATGGTACTCACTGCAAAGCAGATTGCAATTGCTGTCGAACAGAATCAATACAGTTCGGATTATGTAAAAAGGCAGATTGGAAACAATCTGTGGCTTGCTGCTGTCATGGCAGCGGGAGAATTGGACCCGGATATTAATAATATCACAAATGAAGAACTTGTTCGCTTGAGTCAAAAGGTTGGCGTCTCGCATATTTCGTTGATGGAACAGACGGATGATGATATTGTGGTAAGCCGCTCTTCAGATCCAAGAGAGATCGGGCTATCCACCAAATCCATGACCTATTGGTATCAGGCGTTTAAACAATTATTTGAAAAACAACAGGTAACCATTCCTCAAGGGCAGAAGCTAGAGCATTTCTGGTCCGATGGTTTCGAGTATTCGACATCCAGTCCCTCGGATATTGATATCTGGGGTTACTACCATGATGGAAAGAGAAACTACATAATCAATCCCTTCTATAATAATACGGAAGTTGATGACTATGTGAAAATCTCTAGTCCGGATGAGATTTTGAATAAGATCCGTGAGGTCAATCCCTCCATTCTGGAGATTACAGGCATCAATCCATTGACTTTTGGCAGCCCGAACATGGGTGATGACGGAAGAGATTCGAATTTTAGCAAGTTGAATAACAGACCTATTCGGTTCGGGACGTACCAGTATGGATCTACAGATGAAGATCATCGTGCTGTGGTGCGCGCCATTCGAACAGGACAGAATGTATCTTTTGTCAGTGAAACGCACGAACAGAAGGTACTGAAGAGTTTTATTCCCATTTTCACACCTAATCAGTCTTCATATGTCATCAGTATTGTCATGGACTATAAGCAAATATCCTCCATGGTGTCTGAGCAACTGGTGAGCCATGCCTCAATATCGTTGGTGTTGCTGGAGATCGTGATCTTTGGTAGCTATCTGCTCGCAGGTTATATTACGCGTCCGATCCAATCCATACTGGGCAAAGTGAATGATGTAGCGGATGGACACTTTGACTTCCGTCTGAAAGTACGGAGGAAGGATGAACTCGGCCAACTGGCCAATCGGATTAATGCCATGATTCGTAATCTGGGCCATTATACGAGTCGTCTGAAACAGATGTATGAAGAAAATCGCGCGGTAAAAGAGCATCTGGAGTCCATTATCAATCAGACAGCGGATGCCATTCATATTACGGATCTTGAAGGGAAAGTGCTGCGGGTTAACCGGGCATTTGAACAATTATATGGCTTTCGAAGTCGCGAGGTGGAAGGTCGTAATCTGAAGATCATCCCGCCAGAGGCAGAAGAAGAAATGAAACGTCAGCATGCCCAACTCGTTGAGGGAATGTCTATTACGTCCAATGAAACCACCTGGATGAAGAAAGATGGGACTCGGGTGGAAGTCAGTGTCAGTACGGCTCCGGTACGAGACGAAGCTGGAGAGATAACCGCGCTCATTAGTGTCTCCAGGGATATTACGAGCCGTAATCGGATGGAAGAGCTGCTCAGACGCTCTGAGAAGCTAACGACCGTGGGGCAGCTTGCCGCAGGTGTGGCACATGAGATACGTAATCCACTGACCACGCTGCGCGGATTCCTACAGTTACAGCAAGAGAGCAACAAGCTGAACCATCGTCATCTGGATCTGATGTTATCGGAGCTGGATCGCATCAACCTTATTGTTGGTGAATTCCTGATCTTGGCCAAACCGCAGGCGGTTCATTTTCAGAATCGGGATATTCGTTTTATTCTCGGCGATGTCATCTCGTTACTGGATAGTCAGGCGCATCTGCATGGTGTAGAATTTGTACTGCGTGCCTCATCCGATTCGGCTATGGTACACTGTGAAGAGAACCAGTTGAAGCAGGTATTCATCAATTTGCTGAAAAACGGTATGGAGGCCATGCCAAATGGAGGAAGCATTCATATCAAGCTCAAGCATGACGAGCAGTCGAAACGCGTCAGAATTGAGATCAGGGATGAAGGCATTGGTATCCCGGAAGAGATGATGCCCAAGCTTGGGGAGCCTTTTTTTACGAATAAGGAGTCTGGGACAGGGCTTGGTCTGATGGTCAGTCAGCGAATTATTCAATCACATAAGGGCATGATGGATATTAAAAGCGTCATGAACAAGGGGACGACGGTTATCATTGAACTGCCTGCATCCGAGCAACAACCGGAGGTTATTGAGGTAGATCAGGTAACTGTAACGGATGAACCAATTACAGATGAAGAGAAATAG
- a CDS encoding C40 family peptidase yields the protein MTFALSLGAGSAFADSKMDKVIDSAMGTTYKSGGTTLNGFDCSGFTRYVFDKLGIDLARQSSSQFDMGDSVSRMEMRAGDLVFFNTTGKGVSHVGIFVGDGKFAHSSSSKGVTISALSENYWANRYVGAKRIMSTDAYESLALD from the coding sequence ATCACATTTGCATTATCGCTTGGTGCAGGTAGCGCATTCGCAGATTCAAAAATGGATAAAGTAATTGATTCAGCAATGGGAACTACATACAAAAGTGGGGGAACAACGCTTAACGGCTTTGACTGCTCCGGATTTACACGGTATGTATTCGACAAGTTGGGTATTGATTTGGCACGCCAATCCAGTTCCCAATTCGACATGGGTGATTCCGTATCCCGCATGGAAATGAGAGCTGGCGATCTGGTATTCTTTAATACAACAGGCAAAGGCGTATCACATGTAGGAATCTTTGTAGGGGATGGAAAGTTCGCACACTCCTCTTCTTCCAAAGGCGTTACGATCAGTGCATTGAGTGAAAACTACTGGGCCAATCGTTATGTTGGCGCTAAACGGATTATGAGCACGGACGCATATGAATCACTGGCCCTTGACTAG
- a CDS encoding pseudouridine synthase — translation MRINKFISETGYCSRREADKLVDRGLVTINGVKAELGSQAEEGDDVRINGKPINEKRKHVYIALNKPIGITSTTEQHIQGNIVDFVGHDERIFPIGRLDKDSEGLILMTNDGDIVNRILRAEGRHEKEYIVTVDRTVTPSFLRGMSTGVKILGEMTLPCTVTRMTDRVFRIILTEGKNRQIRRMCSAFGYEVRKLKRIRIMNIHLGEMATGSWRELSAAEKAELGGLLDYSLE, via the coding sequence TTGCGTATTAATAAATTTATTAGTGAAACAGGTTATTGCTCCCGGCGTGAAGCCGACAAGTTGGTGGATCGTGGGCTGGTAACCATTAATGGAGTTAAGGCTGAACTGGGCAGTCAGGCAGAAGAAGGCGACGATGTACGAATTAATGGAAAACCGATCAATGAAAAGAGAAAACATGTATACATTGCGCTGAATAAACCGATTGGAATCACAAGTACAACCGAGCAGCATATTCAGGGGAATATTGTTGATTTTGTCGGACACGATGAACGTATCTTTCCAATTGGACGTCTAGATAAGGACTCGGAAGGTTTGATTCTGATGACCAATGACGGAGATATCGTTAACCGGATTCTTAGAGCAGAAGGGCGCCATGAGAAAGAGTATATCGTCACTGTTGATCGAACGGTAACACCGAGTTTCCTTAGAGGGATGAGTACCGGAGTTAAGATTTTGGGTGAAATGACACTGCCTTGTACAGTGACCCGGATGACGGATCGTGTATTCCGTATTATCTTGACCGAAGGAAAGAACCGTCAGATTCGGCGGATGTGTAGTGCCTTTGGCTACGAAGTTCGTAAGCTCAAGCGGATTCGGATCATGAACATCCATCTTGGAGAAATGGCAACAGGTTCTTGGAGAGAGCTTAGCGCTGCTGAAAAAGCGGAGCTGGGCGGACTGTTGGATTATTCACTGGAATAG
- a CDS encoding YwhD family protein, with amino-acid sequence MDQNEQNGKKQIALNIVSAKSKHKGFGAGSIDLNNLSPVIIDNGEAKIDIGAMHAKSKVERNIKFSTNREDVPNGRQVWLVWVAVDRTEEGQLYGGATACEMWIDTEARRGWKLLAEHVNRMDYAMKRRFMLDELGPEDRAALKKLLISHNEEWWNASPDELKEALA; translated from the coding sequence ATGGACCAAAACGAGCAAAACGGCAAAAAACAGATTGCCTTGAATATCGTTAGTGCAAAAAGCAAGCATAAGGGCTTCGGTGCAGGCTCCATTGATCTGAATAACCTATCTCCGGTCATTATTGACAATGGCGAAGCCAAAATTGATATTGGTGCGATGCATGCGAAGAGTAAAGTGGAGCGCAATATCAAGTTCTCGACGAATCGTGAGGATGTACCCAACGGACGCCAAGTATGGCTGGTGTGGGTAGCTGTAGATCGCACGGAAGAGGGGCAACTGTATGGTGGAGCAACGGCATGTGAGATGTGGATCGATACAGAAGCGAGACGTGGCTGGAAACTGCTGGCTGAACATGTGAATCGCATGGATTATGCCATGAAGCGCCGTTTCATGCTGGATGAGCTGGGGCCGGAAGATCGGGCTGCACTTAAGAAGCTGCTGATCTCACACAACGAAGAATGGTGGAATGCTTCTCCAGATGAATTGAAAGAAGCACTCGCCTAA
- a CDS encoding 4a-hydroxytetrahydrobiopterin dehydratase, with amino-acid sequence MVFSQEEVEAHLGRLEGWELEEGRWIVRKFVFSNYMKGIAFVDEVAAISEAFNHHPFITIDYTTVTLRLTSWDAGGITSVDIKEAGQYNEAYDKMRSE; translated from the coding sequence ATGGTTTTTTCGCAAGAGGAAGTCGAAGCTCATCTGGGAAGGCTGGAAGGCTGGGAACTGGAAGAGGGACGGTGGATTGTACGTAAATTCGTGTTCTCCAACTACATGAAAGGGATTGCATTTGTGGATGAGGTCGCTGCGATCTCGGAAGCATTCAATCATCATCCTTTTATTACGATTGACTATACAACGGTTACGCTGCGTCTCACGTCATGGGATGCAGGCGGTATTACATCTGTGGATATTAAGGAAGCAGGGCAATACAACGAAGCTTATGACAAAATGAGGTCGGAATAA
- the motB gene encoding flagellar motor protein MotB translates to MKKAKKHEPHEEHIDESWLLPYSDLMTLLLALFITLFSMSSLDAAKFEQMASALSSALNGGSGILDHTSMNPDTPGADLGKNKQEPTEITKKTPAQITDAQMAQKEQEDLEKLKKRLDQYISKNGLSDQLNTKLNQSELKITISDNALFSSGRADVKPESRSLAKAISSMLQEFPEYEVVVSGHTDNIPISNNQYKDNWDLSADRALNFLKILLLNTQLDPSKFTPSGYGEYHPIASNDTNTGRAQNRRVEVSIIRKYQSNNTNVKAVGEGN, encoded by the coding sequence GTGAAAAAGGCTAAAAAGCACGAACCACATGAAGAACATATAGACGAGAGCTGGTTGCTTCCCTATTCTGACTTAATGACCTTGTTGCTTGCCCTGTTTATCACGTTGTTCTCCATGAGTTCACTCGATGCGGCCAAGTTCGAGCAGATGGCTTCCGCACTAAGCAGTGCATTGAATGGAGGCTCCGGTATTCTGGATCATACGTCCATGAATCCGGATACGCCAGGTGCCGATCTGGGCAAGAACAAACAGGAACCTACAGAAATCACCAAGAAAACACCAGCTCAAATTACGGATGCACAGATGGCTCAGAAAGAACAGGAAGATCTGGAGAAGCTCAAGAAACGGCTTGACCAGTATATCTCGAAGAACGGGCTTTCAGACCAGCTGAACACCAAGCTGAATCAGTCTGAATTGAAGATCACCATCAGTGATAACGCCCTGTTCTCCTCAGGCCGAGCAGATGTGAAGCCTGAATCACGGTCTCTGGCCAAAGCCATTTCAAGCATGCTGCAAGAGTTCCCTGAATACGAAGTGGTTGTATCCGGTCATACCGATAATATTCCCATTTCGAACAACCAATATAAGGATAACTGGGATCTGAGTGCAGATCGTGCGCTCAACTTCCTGAAAATCCTGTTGCTGAACACGCAATTGGACCCTTCCAAATTCACACCAAGTGGTTATGGAGAGTATCACCCGATTGCCAGCAATGACACCAATACCGGACGGGCACAGAATCGCCGTGTAGAGGTATCTATCATTCGGAAGTATCAAAGTAACAATACCAATGTAAAAGCCGTTGGCGAAGGAAACTAG
- a CDS encoding M1 family metallopeptidase, whose translation MIPRRAKSWLTASLALCVLAGGIWITLGYTHSTHSELPTLAPESGKPKAKAPTPAPPESVQTPTAEVYSNRVVEYHMDVKLIEGNVLEGTQTITWTHPGKKTVNELYFHMYPNAFSSADTTFMKESGGKLRGDVMPTNGYGSMNITEMKTEDGLSLLHRMQYVQPDDGNIKDTTLIKVRLPKPVKGGESITLHTRFQVNLPKIFARMGTADDFVMAGQWFPKLSAYEPVGRRGRTTEGWNLHQYHGNSEFYADFGIYSVRIRVPETYKVAATGFPTQQAVVKNGEKVYQFYADDVHDFAWAASPDFVYAEEPFSAPNVPGVRIKLYLDPAHQDLKERYFYAAKAALANYSKWFGPYPYATLSIVVPPKAGNGAGGMEYPTLVTAFGADDTTPGYDLERTVVHEIGHQYFYGMVASNEFEEAWLDEGFTSYAEDKLMEQEYGLIPNLPVQSGLITSPSSLTQESWKFDSQNEYAANVYTRGKLVLLGIEHQVGTKKMERILSTYVKKYRFKHPTSADFQNVVEQVTRTSWSDYFDQYVYGNGMADFAVEKIRVTPVQKDGQTLYESSVTIAKKGSDYNAVPVRIAFEDGHILTKQWDGKEDRITYKLTHTSPVSWAMTDPLYTIVLENRHMNNFLKSGLDEQAKSRWSMSVTKLIEAIFGGLSW comes from the coding sequence ATGATTCCACGACGCGCCAAGAGCTGGCTCACCGCATCCCTGGCCCTATGTGTGCTGGCCGGAGGGATATGGATCACTCTGGGTTATACTCACTCAACACATTCCGAATTGCCCACACTTGCCCCGGAATCGGGCAAGCCTAAGGCAAAAGCCCCAACGCCAGCACCTCCAGAAAGTGTACAGACCCCCACTGCCGAAGTGTACAGCAACCGTGTTGTGGAATATCACATGGATGTAAAACTGATCGAAGGGAACGTACTGGAAGGGACTCAGACGATTACCTGGACACATCCAGGTAAAAAAACCGTCAACGAGCTTTACTTTCATATGTATCCCAACGCCTTTTCTTCTGCTGACACCACCTTTATGAAGGAATCCGGTGGAAAGCTTCGGGGTGATGTCATGCCTACCAACGGTTATGGCTCCATGAACATTACCGAAATGAAAACGGAGGACGGGCTCTCTCTGCTGCACCGGATGCAGTATGTACAACCAGATGACGGAAATATCAAGGACACTACCCTCATTAAAGTACGCTTACCCAAACCCGTCAAAGGCGGAGAAAGCATTACACTCCACACCCGATTCCAAGTGAATCTGCCAAAGATTTTTGCCCGGATGGGAACTGCTGATGATTTTGTCATGGCAGGTCAATGGTTTCCCAAATTAAGTGCCTATGAACCTGTGGGCAGGCGCGGACGGACAACGGAAGGCTGGAATCTGCACCAATACCATGGCAATTCAGAGTTTTACGCCGACTTCGGTATATATAGTGTGCGTATTCGAGTGCCTGAAACATACAAAGTTGCTGCTACCGGATTTCCAACGCAACAAGCCGTGGTGAAGAACGGAGAAAAAGTCTATCAATTCTATGCCGATGATGTGCATGATTTCGCCTGGGCAGCTTCGCCGGATTTTGTCTACGCCGAGGAACCCTTCTCTGCACCCAATGTGCCTGGTGTACGAATCAAGTTATATTTAGATCCTGCTCATCAGGATCTGAAAGAACGTTATTTCTACGCCGCGAAGGCCGCACTAGCCAATTATAGCAAATGGTTTGGCCCCTATCCTTACGCTACCTTATCCATCGTTGTTCCACCCAAAGCGGGGAACGGTGCTGGAGGTATGGAATACCCTACGCTAGTTACGGCCTTTGGAGCTGATGACACTACTCCAGGTTATGACTTGGAACGTACCGTAGTCCACGAGATCGGACACCAGTACTTCTACGGCATGGTTGCCAGCAACGAATTTGAGGAAGCCTGGCTGGATGAGGGGTTCACCTCTTATGCAGAAGACAAACTGATGGAGCAGGAATACGGATTGATTCCGAATCTGCCGGTACAATCGGGACTGATTACGTCTCCTTCATCCTTAACGCAAGAATCCTGGAAGTTCGATTCACAGAATGAGTATGCAGCCAATGTCTACACACGTGGCAAGCTTGTATTGCTTGGTATTGAACATCAAGTCGGCACAAAAAAGATGGAACGCATTCTCTCTACCTATGTAAAGAAGTACCGCTTCAAACATCCCACTTCAGCTGATTTTCAGAACGTTGTGGAACAAGTGACCCGCACTTCCTGGTCTGATTATTTTGACCAATACGTCTATGGTAATGGAATGGCTGACTTTGCTGTAGAGAAGATTCGTGTTACGCCTGTACAGAAAGACGGTCAAACATTGTACGAGTCATCCGTGACGATCGCCAAAAAAGGCAGTGATTACAACGCCGTTCCTGTTCGAATTGCTTTTGAAGACGGACATATCCTCACCAAGCAATGGGATGGCAAAGAAGATCGCATTACCTATAAATTAACGCACACATCCCCCGTATCCTGGGCCATGACCGATCCCCTATACACGATCGTGCTGGAGAACCGCCATATGAACAATTTCCTGAAATCCGGACTGGATGAGCAGGCAAAATCCCGCTGGAGCATGAGTGTAACCAAACTAATAGAAGCTATATTCGGAGGTCTGTCATGGTGA
- a CDS encoding cytochrome c, with protein sequence MHKWIMSGVFFAACALAIVLMFTLPGKEEVAEEAKPTMPEVTLDAGQAEALVKANCISCHGDQLQGGVGPALANIGSQDDLEKIYTTIVKGKGGSMPSFKGKLQDEEIANIAMWLSEKK encoded by the coding sequence ATGCACAAATGGATCATGAGCGGAGTATTTTTTGCAGCATGCGCTTTAGCTATTGTTTTAATGTTTACGCTTCCAGGGAAAGAAGAAGTGGCTGAAGAAGCCAAGCCAACCATGCCGGAAGTCACATTGGATGCCGGACAGGCTGAAGCACTGGTGAAAGCCAATTGTATCTCCTGTCACGGGGATCAGCTTCAGGGTGGCGTAGGACCCGCTCTGGCTAACATCGGTAGCCAGGATGATCTGGAGAAGATCTACACTACGATTGTCAAAGGTAAAGGTGGTAGTATGCCTTCCTTCAAGGGCAAACTGCAGGATGAAGAGATTGCCAATATCGCCATGTGGCTGTCAGAGAAGAAATAA
- the rbsK gene encoding ribokinase yields the protein MSDYNQEQPLIAVVGSLNMDLVVKTDTIPEEGETVSGEELHYLAGGKGANQAVAAARLGGQTTMIGAVGSDGFGESLLHSLTESGADASQVRILEDTVTGTASIWLSRGDNRIIVIPGANGQVVPEMLEEADTVKSLTAAAAVLLQLEIPLPAVTRAAQLAAEGSALVVLNPAPAVPGLPQELLRCVDVVTPNRSELAVLTGRDHLRPEDLDAAVAELAASLGAAVVTTLGPEGAVYAAAPGGRVQAGRAGACRAPGYAVSAVDTTGAGDCFNGALAVALARGETLDAAVGFAMGAAALSVTKLGAQSGMPSAREVEAFLAEHAADAE from the coding sequence ATGTCAGACTATAATCAGGAACAACCTCTTATTGCTGTCGTAGGCAGTCTCAATATGGATCTCGTGGTGAAGACAGATACGATACCGGAAGAGGGAGAGACGGTGAGCGGTGAGGAACTGCATTATCTCGCTGGCGGCAAAGGTGCAAATCAAGCTGTCGCTGCTGCACGTCTGGGTGGACAGACCACAATGATTGGTGCGGTAGGATCGGACGGTTTTGGCGAAAGTCTGCTGCACAGTCTGACGGAAAGTGGTGCAGATGCCTCGCAGGTTCGCATATTGGAAGACACGGTTACAGGGACAGCTTCCATCTGGCTCTCTCGGGGAGACAACCGGATTATCGTTATTCCTGGTGCGAATGGGCAAGTCGTGCCTGAGATGCTGGAAGAGGCGGATACGGTAAAAAGCCTGACTGCAGCCGCAGCGGTGCTGCTGCAGCTGGAGATCCCGCTGCCAGCGGTTACCCGCGCCGCCCAACTGGCGGCTGAAGGCAGCGCACTGGTGGTGCTCAACCCGGCTCCCGCGGTGCCGGGTCTGCCCCAGGAGCTCCTGCGGTGCGTCGACGTTGTCACGCCGAACCGCAGTGAGCTTGCCGTGCTTACCGGCCGAGATCATCTCCGGCCGGAAGACCTGGATGCGGCGGTCGCAGAGCTCGCCGCATCCCTCGGGGCCGCTGTCGTCACGACGCTCGGCCCCGAGGGGGCTGTGTACGCGGCGGCGCCTGGTGGCCGCGTACAGGCAGGGCGTGCCGGCGCATGCCGTGCGCCCGGCTACGCCGTAAGCGCCGTCGATACGACCGGCGCTGGCGATTGCTTCAACGGCGCGTTGGCGGTAGCCCTCGCGCGCGGTGAGACGTTGGACGCGGCCGTAGGCTTCGCCATGGGTGCGGCCGCGTTATCCGTGACGAAGCTCGGCGCCCAGTCCGGGATGCCATCCGCACGTGAAGTGGAGGCCTTTCTGGCCGAGCATGCGGCAGACGCCGAATAA
- a CDS encoding GNAT family N-acetyltransferase: MKEAPVTFHVVPMREEHAELICSWQYDPPYNIYSWLPWEQMKALEVEFGDAQLRQEQYATVLDQNDRICGFAQYFPLQGVTRIGLGMHPELCGQGQGTAFVTAIVQEAIRRNPKNEIDLEVLTWNARAIQVYLKSGFVTQDTYERQTPSGLKPFHCMVYEGPRD; the protein is encoded by the coding sequence ATGAAGGAAGCCCCTGTGACGTTCCACGTTGTACCCATGCGAGAAGAACATGCGGAGCTTATCTGCAGTTGGCAGTATGATCCGCCTTATAATATCTACAGCTGGCTTCCCTGGGAGCAGATGAAAGCACTGGAAGTGGAATTCGGAGATGCACAGCTGCGGCAAGAGCAATATGCGACCGTCCTGGATCAGAACGATCGTATATGTGGATTTGCTCAATACTTCCCACTTCAAGGGGTAACTCGGATTGGCCTCGGCATGCATCCAGAGCTGTGTGGTCAGGGTCAAGGGACAGCTTTTGTCACGGCCATTGTACAGGAAGCCATTCGCCGAAATCCGAAGAATGAGATCGATCTGGAAGTGCTCACTTGGAATGCTCGTGCCATTCAAGTCTATCTCAAAAGTGGATTTGTCACTCAGGATACATACGAACGACAGACCCCGAGCGGCTTAAAGCCCTTTCACTGTATGGTTTATGAAGGGCCTCGTGATTAA
- the motA gene encoding flagellar motor stator protein MotA, translating into MNISTIIGLVFGLVSLVLGMFLKGAPLINLVNNPAAYVIIFVGTAGTIFIAFPMSEVKKIPKLFGIIFKNQVLIDRVSLIGTFMDWASTTRREGLLALESKVEEIDDQFLRGGMRMIIDGNDQEFVSDVLMEDIHATEERHRGGALIFAQAGMYAPTLGVLGAVVGLIAALADLSDMEKLSHAIAAAFIATLLGIFSGYVLWHPMSNKLKRMSKQEMEIKLMMVEGLLSIQSGVSTIAINQKLSVFLTPSERKQLEEKEGSSGEKG; encoded by the coding sequence ATGAACATTTCAACGATTATTGGACTCGTTTTTGGACTGGTCTCCCTTGTACTCGGTATGTTCCTGAAGGGTGCGCCCTTAATCAACCTGGTTAACAATCCGGCAGCCTACGTTATTATCTTTGTTGGTACGGCAGGAACTATCTTTATCGCATTTCCAATGTCTGAAGTTAAGAAAATCCCTAAGCTTTTCGGGATTATTTTCAAAAATCAAGTACTTATTGATCGAGTGTCTCTGATCGGCACGTTTATGGATTGGGCTTCCACTACCCGTCGTGAAGGTTTGCTTGCACTGGAATCAAAAGTAGAAGAGATTGACGATCAGTTCCTTCGTGGCGGTATGCGTATGATTATCGACGGCAACGATCAGGAATTTGTAAGTGATGTACTGATGGAAGATATTCATGCTACAGAGGAGCGCCACCGCGGCGGTGCCTTGATCTTCGCTCAGGCGGGGATGTACGCGCCAACGCTCGGGGTTCTCGGGGCCGTTGTAGGTCTCATCGCAGCACTTGCCGATCTCAGTGACATGGAGAAACTCTCCCATGCGATTGCGGCAGCATTTATCGCAACACTCCTTGGTATATTTAGTGGTTACGTGTTATGGCACCCGATGTCTAACAAGCTGAAGCGGATGTCCAAGCAAGAAATGGAGATCAAGCTGATGATGGTTGAAGGATTGTTATCCATACAATCCGGTGTATCCACCATTGCCATCAACCAAAAGTTATCCGTATTCCTGACACCTTCCGAACGCAAACAACTGGAAGAGAAGGAGGGATCATCAGGTGAAAAAGGCTAA